The following are encoded together in the Brassica napus cultivar Da-Ae chromosome A9, Da-Ae, whole genome shotgun sequence genome:
- the LOC106367601 gene encoding TORTIFOLIA1-like protein 4: MSIHGRFPPSPPVSSSPASSSSPNSQSPSPPDLKQRVIACLNKLADRDTLALAAAELDSIARSLTHDSFSSFLSCIHNTDSSCKSPVRKQCVAVLSLMSRHHGDSLSPHLAKMVSTVIRRLRDPDSSVRSACAAATADISAHVTAQPFTSVAKPLIETLIQEGDSNAQIGAALCLAAAVEAAADPESEQLRKSLPKIGKLLKSEAFKAKAALLSAVGSIITAGGAGTKPVLDWLVPVLIEFLSSEDWAARKSAAEALGKVAAAEELASQYKKASTAALESRRFDKVKSVRETMNQALSQWKEVSSGLDEALLSPSRSSTDDGGSIGCFSSVTRSSSIEVGYKSSRPKKATPIMKRSPSLPVSRSYGTTRQQKENLPKRNVTMLVAASIVDDKKGPQFPPVKQSLEDRSSESVESKEDDEASSGGPDIIKHTISEKSREDKKGHGFCGGLRSGSRVAPCSDDGDDSCDPVVKKCKDDVDESRKDNEELSLIREQLAMIENQQSSLLDLLQKFMGSSQSGIQSLESRVSGLEMALDELSCDLAVSNGRVPKSNSCGGESCSKLPGTEFLSPKFWRKTEDRPMQTRTRNAASEMAAQENSFDQGISTDVNKVGQRGGSSVYQKRSARNQFQDSMHTTTRLST; encoded by the exons ATGTCTATTCACGGACGGTTTCCTCCGAGTCCACCGGTCTCTTCATCTCCGGCGTCTTCCTCATCTCCAAATTCTCAGTCACCGTCACCTCCTGATCTGAAACAAAGAGTCATCGCCTGTCTCAACAAGCTCGCTGACCGCGACACCTTAGCTCTCGCCGCGGCCGAGCTCGACTCCATCGCCAGAAGCCTCACTCACGACTCCTTCTCCTCCTTCCTCAGCTGCATCCACAACACGGACTCCTCCTGCAAATCTCCGGTGCGGAAACAGTGCGTCGCCGTCTTGTCCCTCATGTCTCGCCACCACGgcgactctctctctccccaCCTCGCCAAGATGGTCTCCACCGTCATCCGCCGTCTCCGGGATCCGGACTCCTCCGTCCGCTCCGCCTGCGCCGCCGCTACCGCGGATATCTCCGCTCACGTCACGGCGCAACCGTTCACCTCCGTCGCGAAGCCGCTCATCGAGACGCTGATCCAGGAAGGCGACTCGAACGCGCAGATCGGAGCGGCGCTGTGTTTGGCGGCGGCGGTGGAAGCCGCGGCGGATCCGGAGTCGGAGCAGCTGAGGAAGTCTCTCCCCAAGATCGGGAAGCTGCTGAAGAGCGAGGCTTTCAAGGCCAAGGCGGCGCTTTTGAGTGCGGTGGGGAGTATCATAACCGCCGGAGGCGCGGGGACTAAACCGGTTTTGGATTGGTTAGTTCCGGTTTTGATCGAGTTTCTGAGCAGTGAAGATTGGGCGGCGAGGAAGTCAGCTGCGGAGGCGTTGGGTAAAGTCGCGGCGGCGGAGGAGTTGGCGTCGCAGTACAAGAAAGCTTCAACGGCGGCACTTGAGAGCAGAAGGTTTGATAAG GTGAAAAGTGTGAGAGAGACTATGAATCAAGCATTGAGTCAGTGGAAAGAAGTCTCAAGTGGTTTAGATGAAGCCTTGTTGTCTCCTTCTAGATCTTCCACTG ATGATGGTGGCAGCATTGGATGCTTTTCATCAGTCACGAGAAGTTCAAGCATTGAGGTTGGTTACAAGTCTTCAAGACCAAAGAAAGCAACGCCTATAATGAAGAGGTCCCCATCTTTACCTGTGAGTAGATCATATGGAACAACTAGACAACAAAAGGAGAATCTTCCAAAAAGGAATGTGACCATGTTAGTAGCAGCTTCTATTGTGGATGATAAGAAGGGACCACAGTTTCCACCGGTAAAGCAATCTTTGGAAGATCGGAGTAGTGAAAGCGTTGAATCGAAGGAAGATGATGAGGCCAGCTCAGGGGGACCAGATATTATCAAACATACTATCTCTGAGAAAAGCAGGGAGGATAAGAAAGGACATGGCTTTTGTGGTGGTTTGAGGTCTGGCTCGAGGGTTGCACCATGCAGTGACGATGGTGATGATTCTTGTGATCCGGTTGTGAAGAAATGTAAAGATGATGTTGATGAGAGCAGGAAAGACAACGAGGAGCTGTCTTTGATACGTGAACAGCTTGCTATGATTGAGAACCAGCAGTCCAGTCTCTTAGACCTACTTCAG AAATTCATGGGAAGCTCACAGAGTGGGATCCAGTCTCTGGAGTCTCGAGTAAGCGGTCTAGAGATGGCTTTGGATGAATTATCATGCGATCTTGCGGTTTCAAATGGGAGAGTCCCTAAGAGTAATAGCTGTGGAGGAGAGAGTTGTTCAAAACTACCTGGTACAGAGTTCTTAAGTCCCAAGTTCTGGAGAAAAACTGAGGACAGACCAATGCAGACACGGACCAGAAACGCAGCAAGTGAAATGGCTGCTCAGGAAAACAGTTTTGACCAGGGGATATCAACTGATGTGAACAAAGTCGGTCAAAGGGGAGGAAGTTCTGTTTATCAGAAGAGATCAGCAAGAAACCAGTTCCAAGACTCTATGCATACAACCACCAG attATCTACTTGA